The following proteins are encoded in a genomic region of Streptosporangiales bacterium:
- a CDS encoding MSMEG_4193 family putative phosphomutase: MAGVTTVLLVRHGRTAANTAGVLAGWTPGVHLDDTGSRQAATLAERLAPVPLAGIVSSPLERCRETAQAIRAGRDGVRVRTDKRLGEVRYGQWEGQDLKHLSKDPLWRTVQAHPSAVRFPDGEAMRDMQTRAVDAIREWNASHGADATYLVCSHGDVIKAIVADALGMHLDLFQRIQVDPCSLTVIRYTELRPFVVRQNDRGGDVADLVPPPPRKRRRKASSDAVVGGGAG, translated from the coding sequence GTGGCCGGCGTGACCACGGTGCTGCTCGTCCGCCACGGCCGCACGGCGGCGAACACCGCGGGCGTCCTGGCCGGATGGACCCCCGGCGTCCACCTCGACGACACCGGCAGCCGGCAGGCGGCGACACTCGCCGAACGCCTCGCGCCCGTCCCGCTGGCCGGCATCGTGAGCAGCCCCCTCGAGCGCTGCCGCGAGACCGCCCAGGCGATCAGGGCGGGGCGCGACGGCGTACGCGTCCGTACGGACAAACGCCTCGGCGAGGTCAGGTACGGGCAATGGGAGGGTCAAGATCTCAAGCACCTGAGCAAGGACCCGCTCTGGCGCACCGTCCAGGCGCACCCGAGCGCCGTCCGGTTCCCCGACGGCGAGGCCATGCGCGACATGCAGACGCGCGCGGTCGACGCGATCCGGGAGTGGAACGCCTCCCACGGTGCGGACGCCACCTACCTCGTCTGCAGCCACGGCGACGTGATCAAGGCGATCGTCGCCGACGCCCTGGGCATGCACCTCGACCTGTTCCAGCGCATCCAGGTCGACCCGTGCTCACTGACCGTCATCCGTTACACCGAGCTGCGACCGTTCGTCGTCCGGCAGAACGACCGGGGCGGCGACGTCGCCGACCTCGTGCCGCCGCCTCCGAGGAAGCGGCGGCGGAAGGCGTCGAGCGACGCGGTCGTCGGCGGTGGCGCCGGGTGA
- the corA gene encoding magnesium/cobalt transporter CorA, whose translation MLVDCAIYRHGNRETAPKDLSDALDEARSKDGFLWVGLFEPSQAEFDDVAAEFDLHELAVEDAVVAHQRPKLERYDHTLFCVLKTIQYIDETSDIEVGEIMVFVGDGFVITVRHGEGNPLGDVRQRLETEDNEVLTHGPGAVFYAVLDRVVDSYEEVVQELEIDIDELEQMVFSADRSNDAERIYKLKREVLEFRRAVFPIVDPVGTLATSHPHIKDAARPFFRDVHDHLLRVRERVEGFDAQLTDILNANLAQVSVRQNEDMRRISAWVAIVAVPTMVAGIYGMNFDHMPELKWVIGYPLAILVMVVACVTLYRIFKRSGWL comes from the coding sequence ATGCTCGTCGACTGCGCGATCTACCGGCACGGGAACCGCGAGACCGCACCCAAGGATCTCAGCGACGCGCTCGACGAGGCGCGGTCGAAGGACGGCTTCCTGTGGGTCGGCCTCTTCGAGCCGAGCCAGGCCGAGTTCGACGACGTCGCCGCGGAGTTCGACCTGCACGAGCTCGCCGTCGAGGACGCCGTCGTAGCGCACCAGCGTCCCAAGCTGGAGCGCTACGACCACACCCTCTTCTGTGTGCTGAAGACGATCCAGTACATCGACGAGACGTCCGACATCGAGGTCGGCGAGATCATGGTGTTCGTCGGTGACGGCTTCGTCATCACGGTGCGGCACGGCGAGGGGAACCCGCTCGGCGACGTCCGCCAGCGGCTGGAGACCGAGGACAACGAGGTGCTGACCCACGGGCCCGGCGCCGTGTTCTACGCCGTACTCGACCGGGTCGTCGACTCCTACGAGGAGGTCGTCCAGGAGCTCGAGATCGACATCGACGAGCTCGAGCAGATGGTCTTCTCCGCCGACCGCAGCAACGACGCCGAGCGGATCTACAAGCTGAAGCGCGAGGTGCTCGAGTTCCGTCGCGCGGTCTTCCCAATCGTCGACCCGGTCGGCACGCTGGCGACGAGCCACCCGCACATCAAGGACGCCGCGCGGCCGTTCTTCCGCGACGTGCACGACCACCTGCTCCGTGTCCGAGAGCGCGTCGAGGGCTTCGACGCGCAACTCACCGACATCCTCAACGCCAACCTCGCGCAGGTGAGCGTGCGGCAGAACGAGGACATGCGCCGCATCTCCGCCTGGGTGGCGATCGTCGCCGTCCCGACGATGGTCGCCGGCATCTACGGCATGAACTTCGACCACATGCCGGAGCTGAAGTGGGTCATCGGCTACCCGCTGGCGATCCTCGTCATGGTGGTCGCATGCGTCACCCTCTACCGCATCTTCAAGCGCAGCGGCTGGCTCTAG